atgttttaatttgtttcatttttgtcTGGACTTAAGATTTCTGTTTAAGGTACATTGATCAGTTTTACAGGTTGGCTTTGTGGATGAAGGAATGCAAGATAGTCCGGTGGTTGAATCAGCAAAGATTTGCAATGGGGATGCCCTAATAGACGGGGCACAGAGCATGACTAACGAAGATGAGATGCTGGATGTAGAACACGTTTTAAGGTTTGATAATGGGATGGATGAAATACAGGAATCTTTGTTACCATGCTTTGAGCAATTTCTTATGTGGCCGCCTAATGATTGCGTCACCATAGAGTGGGTTCAGGATGTGATGGTCATCCTTGAGCATGCTTCACAGAAGATGCTGCCATCTGAATTCTGTCATGTTGTGCCCACCCTTTTGGTGGACAAATTGACAGGTGCTGCTTGCAGTATTTTGTGTAAAGAACCAAACTGTGTGGAGATCAATTGCCAAGGAGAAGATTCAAGAGTAATTGTAGTTGGCGATATTCACGGGCAGATTCATGATTTAATGTTTCTTTTCAAGCATGAAGGAGTGCCCTCTGAGAACCAGATTTACGTTTTCAATGGAAATTATGTAGATAAAGGAGCTTGGGGAATTGAAGTATTTTTGGTCTTACTGGCTTGGAAGGTAAGGTGATGGCTGCAAAACTTATTATATGCTGAGATCCTTCATGATTTTGTTGGCGGTTGTTGCCTTGGTGTATTCCACCAGGAGGAGAAAAAAGGTCCCAGAAGATATTGTTTAGAAATATTTGTATGTCCTAATAACTGTTATGATGGGCAAATAGAATACTTACGTATATATTACACACTGAGTATTTATTAGTATGTAAAGGCTGTTATTGCATATTCAGGTATTGATGCCTCACAGAGTATTTCTACTTCGCGGAAATCATGAATCGAGATATTGCACTGCGAGATATGGTTTTAAGAAGGAGGTGTGGGCCAAATATGGTGATCAAGGTGATGATGTCTACAATAAATTCCTAGAGTGTTTCAAGGAGCTTCCATTAGCTTCAGTTATTGCCAACTGTGTTTATACTACTCATGGAGGACTTTTCCGTAGCATACATGCAGCCCCTTCACAGAGACTAAAACGGAATAAAGCACATAGAGTGGATCTTGGCTCTTTAGCTGAGTTATATAAAGTTAAAAGATCCTGTGTAGATTGTCCTTATGAAGGTCCTAACATATTGTTGAGTGACGTTCTCTGGTCAAGACCATCAAACAGGTATGGTCTGAGGGATAGTACAGGTCAAAAGTTAGGTTTATGGTGGGGTCCTGATTGCACTGAGGCATTTCTAAAGAACCACAATTTAAAGGTAATAACATTCAAAATGATAATTTGACTATAATACTGAATGcttattttctttgttgtttgaTGTAAAACACCACTTTTCTCTTTTACTTACTCTGTTTAAGCATAGTCTGccttcttttcttatttttttatattcctaTGTTCAGgaaatttatttgttaactgaataaaaacattataatcaTTTGTTCCAGCAAGGAAATTGAattattcatgtttttttttttatttgtacacATTTGGTGTGCTAGTTcctcatttttgttttcaagaATTGCCTTATACCAGGGAGTAATGATCCTGTTTATATCGTGATTTTTTCGACTTTAATTATCGGGAATGCAATCACTAAAATACCACGCTTGAGCTTAGTGTTATATTTTTGGAACTATTATAACATATTGTCATCAATGATACCTGTCATAGCACAAAATGGATTGCATTGCATGCTTAGATTTGTAAAAAGGAATCAGTGTAAACTATTATTTGTCTTATTACTAAATAATATTACTcttagtaaatattattttttctgcaTAGCTGATTATCAGATCACATGACGAACCTGATTCAAGAGCTGGTAAAGATGATGATCTTGGGGATATGCTGAGAGGATACAGCATAGATCATGATGGAGAATCGGGAAAACTTTGTACACTTTTTAGTGCTCCAGACTATCCAAAGGTTTGAATTTGCATACACAAGTagcattttttatcaatattattaatttattactggttttaattttcatttacgactatacctatatataattgttatctAAATAATGTTCCAAACACCATGACTTTAACAAAGGTCATTTAAATCACTATGATTTGTGTTGTTTCAACTTCTCAAATCTCTGTATATTTTCTATTAGTATATTTTGACATATCTCGGAGAATGGAAGTATTGGTTTTAGAAGTTggtaaattatttaattcatagGTTTGTTATGTTGGATTTAAATCTATTTATTCTGCTCGTTGCAAGCACGGGACTAACATTatgttttgtaattaatttattaagttgaattttagtgatatattttgttttttacgtCTGATAGTTTAGTTAATGTATGAGATATCATTACTGATGTTGGAGTTTAGTGACATGTGGTGTACATTTCTGATTTCACTAGTAACTCTGCAAACAAGAATTGTTATACAGACAGTGATTTTAACACTTTCAGACAGTTCTAACCCTATGAAATCCGCAGCATCCTAAACATTATATCTCCTAAAAGCTATTTTATGCTGCAGTTTGGTAAAAGGAGATGTAACAATAAGGGGGCATATGCCGTATTGAAGTCACCTGATTTTGCTAGTCCTTCCTTTCACTCGTTCAAAGGGACAGAAAGACCAATGGTACAGAATCTGAATgacttgttttcttttctactGAGGGATAGTGAATCAAATACAAAGTGGGGATAGCCTCAAGAAAATGAGATTTGTATTGAATTTGGAGaagatttaaaaaacaaaatctaagTAATCAATCTGGAAAATTGTGGTTATAAGCAGAATTTatacactaaaataatttaatttatgtgagGATTGTTACTTTAAATGTTTTTCTGCTTAGAATATATTCATTTCATGCTAATTATAGATCAGAAAATTATTGAAGTGTTTTTCTTATTTActgacttttttatttcttgcttCTCAGGTGGATCCCTATGTTGATTTTGGTGCTAATAACATTGATTCGAGTAAACTAGACTCTTCTCAAAGTGTATGTTAGCAAATAGATTTTCCAAGAAGTGCTCCTCGGCTTTCCTTTTCATGTGATAACTATAAGATGAATGAGTATAATTGCATGTAAGAACAATGGAAATTCTAATAGATGTAGACAATGTTGTGCTTCACATATTTCACATAATTTTTCCTTTGGGCAGTTATTATCAAGCTTTATGTTCTAAATTGTACATTGTGTTAGCAAGAgtcatttattcaattatttagtCTCAGGTTTGTTGACATTTAAAGTGGTATTATTTATAATACTTTGTATTTTCTTGTATCACTGGATAAAATGGATTCTTCCCACGTGAGTTAGAATGCTTACCTACTAAACCTTTGTGTTTGAAAGGTGAGATTGAAATTGAATGTGAATTTTATGTGTCTGTGCCCTTATCAGCCTGAATTAAGTTCTTTTGTGTCAATATGGATAAGTAGTATTCTGGTGTTGGAGTTAAGAAAATATATGGGAAGTAAACATGTGCAGCCAACCATGCTAATTTTTATCACTTGAAGCTCCATTTATTATGTGTCTCTATAACTATTTCATGTGTCAAGACTTGAGATGCCGAAACATTTTCTCATAATCATTATGTCATATTGCTGGCTAGAGGTAGAAACACTGAATCAGCTTACTTCTGTGCTGACATGAATGCACAGGCTTCAACCTCTACCCTTTCTGCTTCTGAAAGATTTTATCCAGAAGGGATGAGACCCGAGTTTGACTTTGGGGCATTAGGTATATACAATGCCCCATGTTGGAGTGTCGAGCTTCCTGATGGATCAGGTGGTACTCAAGTTGTGGAGGTTCCAAGGGCATCATCATTGGTGGAAGGGTTACCCCTGCCTCCAAACATACAGGTAGAGTGTGTCATTTATGATATACCAACAATATGTGTGTTAACacgaatttggattctctgctGAATTTTTCTGTGTTATTTCTGTCTTCAAACATGAATGGTCTTCAAACATAATTCTTAGCATAGGACAACACCAAAAAATCCAGTAGAAAATCTAGACTCTGATCACATGGTTAGGGCTAAACTAAAGTAAAGGTTCCTTTTGCAGGAGCCACACAAGGCTGCTTATGAGTATTTGTTTGAGCTAGTTGCTGGGCTGAAACATATGATCGTAACAAGGGTGAGTTATTATGATCCATGCCATTGTTTGTTGTTTCTCAAATGTCTCTTTTCGGAAACTgagttggtttttttttttttttaattccagGAGACTGAGAACATGGCCCGTGTGTCTGCTTTGAGAAGTAGAGCTAGGAAAAGAAAGGGTCAGGGATAGCTCAGACATGGGGCACTGCACTGCACTGCAGACAGCACCATGTGACAGTGCTTAAATTATCTCTGTAACATGTTTAATTGTCCTTTTATGTAAGTATTATTTAACTTGGTAATTCTTGCTTCAATGTAACAAGTTTTAGCTTTGGCTCTCTGGTTTATGTGTCACTAAGTTTTTGCATTGGTGTTGAAAGCTAAAGTAAACTTGGCTTTAGTATATTATTACTGCATCTTGGAATTACAATATGTCACACCAGTTACCTACCAGTATCAAGATCTTTAGGACTATTTGATAAATTGATGATAGGTAGGTGATTTTGCTTACTGTTAGAAAATTTTTTCTGTGACCATTATAATAAATTCATCGTACTGTTTTGTTATCTTTTACTCTGTCATATTAACGATAGTGTCAGAGTATTAAAAATCTGTCATATTAGCTGTAAGAGGATTCTTAATGGTGGTTTCTTAATGAGTTTTTTAATTTGAGGAAATTAAATTTCGAAGAAATTTTATGTGGTATATCaagtttttttaacttaataaaaaattagtgaaTAAGAAAATATCATTGAGTAAAATTCACCAACACAAAATCACATATCTGGGTAGTAAAAGTTCACGTAAAAACGGTAACATTTTTGTGAGAAGTTTAATGTCGGATTTAGGGTTTAGaaattcttaatttgattatcTAGACAGCACATGACTGCaattaaaagacaaatatttgttaaatcatgcaattaaaaggttttatccacaaatataagttataaataggctagttttttttttttttttcttttatctccctttctctttatttttcttactaAACCAACTTTATATTCCAATCTTaaaagttgataaaaaaattagtacatAATAGGCTTGTAGTACAATGTAttacaaaacatttattttttaataggaGTAGTTTGGGAATTACAACATttatggggtgcaggaagaaaaaaaggaggGTACAGGAAGAAAGACCCTTAAACTCTGCACATATCGTGGGCGAATCTCTCCAGAAATTGATACTcttgtttaaatttgaaattaagtgttaatgaaataaataattaaaaaaaaaaaactcgttGGATAAGTATATAAGGATgtgtttagaaaaaaattattaaataagaagattaaaaaaacataaatttatttattttaataacatttctAAAGAAATAAACCCTATCaaagatttaattattattaacatgTTTTCAAAGTGTtgtttaaacatattttttattctggCAATCTAACATGATCTACACGTCCAAAGAATACCATgaagaatatttattattctctGAGCAATTggatttaattatgtttggtaaacaaagttttaagcaccacaaaaaaataataattaagatattCAGATTCAGATCGGATaagcactaattaaaaaaattggttgcATCTTCGTGTCATTATACTGATTGTTGGCTACACGACATAGACGCTAAATTCTTATTAATAAAACATGATTTTGCATTTTAGTGGATTACATGTATCTAGACCTGCTACGTTATTCAACCTTTCCATTTAAATTTGTGTCAacttaaatttacatttataattcTAATACTCTTTTTCTCCTATAATATAGGACATGCAGTGCTCAAGGTAAAAGAGACATAATTGAGGTtgagataaatataatttattagttaaGTTATAGATTTGAATATTGAAACAAAATcatgtataattataatttttaaataagtgaaACCCCTCGATAAATCTAAAAAATGGTATCAAAATTGatggttaaaaaaaaacttcGACTCAGATGAGTGTGAGTGTAATATAGTtcttgtatcgaaagtctttTTTGCAAAGATTTTATGTAAGCGTGTCCTGTTAAGAAGAATGACGATacagaaaagacaaaaaaaaatactcgtaATTGGGAATGTTTCCGCTGGAGGGgaagtgtaccaatgtggttgaagctagaaatgagaaagtagagcactgtataaggataaagacccataaacctattgttttaaggttttgggttgagagtggtgtcaataatttatgtaattgaGCTAAGGTCTTATTGATTATCTCAATGAAACCTCATTCTTTGTAAACCTAACAAAtaatgtataattataatttttaaataagtttttcttcttttctcaaaCTTGAGTGAATGTAAAAAAACTTATCTAgttgtatattattttgatataattttaaaattgtcatCTTTTTGCCTCATTGCCCCCACTATTCAAAACTTTGAAGTGGCATGAGCCATTTGGGATCATTCCAAAGAAAAAGTGTGACGCATTGAAAGCTTGTAAAGTCTGTTACCCGGAGCAGTAGCTTGTAGTTGTGGACTTTCCCAAATTAATTTCATTACTTCAATCAAGATTCCCActctttcaaaactttttttttttgttgttgaaagtTACAAACGcgttttttcaataaaaagcAATTAAAAAACAGGGCAAGCTTTTGTTAACTTTAATAGATtcattaatcaaataaaaaacaaacgaAATATTCACTATAATTCTAGATTCTGAAATTTCtcgaataatttatatttaattttcaaccacaaatataaaagtttttgaTTGATTCAGTCCTTAAACAAAACATAAcatttatccaaacaagtttgCATTATTAAAGTGGAAGATTGACATCATGAAGTTGATTTTTTGTGAATGTAATTATTCCATTTTGAATTTATCCacgaaaaaaacaaaaacaaaaaaaaaggaaagacaTAAATAACTAATCAGATCTCCACAtctataattgaaattaaaattgaaaaatttaggAAGCTGTTTCATTACCCTCTTATTTTAAAGGGCGTTTGAAGCGGTCTAATATATCATTCATCACTTATCATTCCAATTTCACTcacttttctttcttcattttcagCGCTTTGTTGCTCCACCTTTTTCTCctcctcttttctttcttcttcttcttcttctcgttagggtttttctttttcaatcttCTTTCTCTCTGCGACCGAATCCGTTCGCAACGACGTCGTTGCAAGATGATGCCACCGGGACTTGTTTCGAATCTTCAAGAGGTGCTTCTCAGCCGCAAAGGCGAATCCAATTCGAACGCCAATGCGGAGGAGGAAAAATCCACGGAGACCGTGGAGCCTGTTGAATTCGACGAGTCAAAGCCTACTGTGTTGGTCACCAACAGCGATGGCGTCGATTCGCCTGGCCTCACGCACCTCGTTCAGGCTCTCGTTCAACAAGGCCTCTACAATGTCCACGTCTGCGTTCCTCAATCGTGAGTCTGTAACGTAAATTGAATGCACTTTTCTACCACGTTTTCCGCTTCTCTCTTTGTAATTTTGTACTTTGTCAAACCGTTGCGTAG
This region of Vigna unguiculata cultivar IT97K-499-35 chromosome 5, ASM411807v1, whole genome shotgun sequence genomic DNA includes:
- the LOC114185171 gene encoding serine/threonine-protein phosphatase 7-like isoform X1; the protein is MDHQKERIKSGCQKILEGINSMSLANLDDQQVHSLVMMREIARGVVDDRDRKVTRSDVITALRYSIEKMVCASRDIIQILSRISFEGLDDQRMHLVTRMKEIAHGVIDKQPQVAIARPNLLAEEVGFVDEGMQDSPVVESAKICNGDALIDGAQSMTNEDEMLDVEHVLRFDNGMDEIQESLLPCFEQFLMWPPNDCVTIEWVQDVMVILEHASQKMLPSEFCHVVPTLLVDKLTGAACSILCKEPNCVEINCQGEDSRVIVVGDIHGQIHDLMFLFKHEGVPSENQIYVFNGNYVDKGAWGIEVFLVLLAWKVLMPHRVFLLRGNHESRYCTARYGFKKEVWAKYGDQGDDVYNKFLECFKELPLASVIANCVYTTHGGLFRSIHAAPSQRLKRNKAHRVDLGSLAELYKVKRSCVDCPYEGPNILLSDVLWSRPSNRYGLRDSTGQKLGLWWGPDCTEAFLKNHNLKLIIRSHDEPDSRAGKDDDLGDMLRGYSIDHDGESGKLCTLFSAPDYPKFGKRRCNNKGAYAVLKSPDFASPSFHSFKGTERPMVDPYVDFGANNIDSSKLDSSQSASTSTLSASERFYPEGMRPEFDFGALGIYNAPCWSVELPDGSGGTQVVEVPRASSLVEGLPLPPNIQEPHKAAYEYLFELVAGLKHMIVTRETENMARVSALRSRARKRKGQG
- the LOC114185171 gene encoding serine/threonine-protein phosphatase 7-like isoform X2, yielding MSSLPCATALRKCLQVCASRDIIQILSRISFEGLDDQRMHLVTRMKEIAHGVIDKQPQVAIARPNLLAEEVGFVDEGMQDSPVVESAKICNGDALIDGAQSMTNEDEMLDVEHVLRFDNGMDEIQESLLPCFEQFLMWPPNDCVTIEWVQDVMVILEHASQKMLPSEFCHVVPTLLVDKLTGAACSILCKEPNCVEINCQGEDSRVIVVGDIHGQIHDLMFLFKHEGVPSENQIYVFNGNYVDKGAWGIEVFLVLLAWKVLMPHRVFLLRGNHESRYCTARYGFKKEVWAKYGDQGDDVYNKFLECFKELPLASVIANCVYTTHGGLFRSIHAAPSQRLKRNKAHRVDLGSLAELYKVKRSCVDCPYEGPNILLSDVLWSRPSNRYGLRDSTGQKLGLWWGPDCTEAFLKNHNLKLIIRSHDEPDSRAGKDDDLGDMLRGYSIDHDGESGKLCTLFSAPDYPKFGKRRCNNKGAYAVLKSPDFASPSFHSFKGTERPMVDPYVDFGANNIDSSKLDSSQSASTSTLSASERFYPEGMRPEFDFGALGIYNAPCWSVELPDGSGGTQVVEVPRASSLVEGLPLPPNIQEPHKAAYEYLFELVAGLKHMIVTRETENMARVSALRSRARKRKGQG
- the LOC114185171 gene encoding serine/threonine-protein phosphatase 7-like isoform X3, with translation MQDSPVVESAKICNGDALIDGAQSMTNEDEMLDVEHVLRFDNGMDEIQESLLPCFEQFLMWPPNDCVTIEWVQDVMVILEHASQKMLPSEFCHVVPTLLVDKLTGAACSILCKEPNCVEINCQGEDSRVIVVGDIHGQIHDLMFLFKHEGVPSENQIYVFNGNYVDKGAWGIEVFLVLLAWKVLMPHRVFLLRGNHESRYCTARYGFKKEVWAKYGDQGDDVYNKFLECFKELPLASVIANCVYTTHGGLFRSIHAAPSQRLKRNKAHRVDLGSLAELYKVKRSCVDCPYEGPNILLSDVLWSRPSNRYGLRDSTGQKLGLWWGPDCTEAFLKNHNLKLIIRSHDEPDSRAGKDDDLGDMLRGYSIDHDGESGKLCTLFSAPDYPKFGKRRCNNKGAYAVLKSPDFASPSFHSFKGTERPMVDPYVDFGANNIDSSKLDSSQSASTSTLSASERFYPEGMRPEFDFGALGIYNAPCWSVELPDGSGGTQVVEVPRASSLVEGLPLPPNIQEPHKAAYEYLFELVAGLKHMIVTRETENMARVSALRSRARKRKGQG